A genomic segment from Candidatus Acidiferrales bacterium encodes:
- the cysS gene encoding cysteine--tRNA ligase — protein sequence MIRFYNTLAGKVEPFETLEPKRVRMYSCGPTVHDFAHIGNFRTFVFEDILRRFLEHQGYELLQVRNLTDVDDKTIRKSLEAGISLREYTDKFTQAFLEDARLLNLEPPERLVRATEHIDDMVKLIERLRRQSFTYESEGSTYFRISKFPGYGKLSKIDLSGIKTGARVEADSYEKEDPRDFALWKAPKENEPFWETGLGRGRPGWHIECSAMSMRYLGESFDIHTGGVDLAFPHHENEIAQSEAATGRPFVRHWLHGEHLLVEGEKMSKSLGNFYTLRDLFARGYRPSAIRYLLASVPYRKQLNFTFDGLQQAAGAVDRLRNFRFRLTTSTFSSGSQPRVREACQAAGQEVFKALADDLNTAQALAAIFDLVRDVNTIADQGEFRSEDVAPVLAVLAEWDKIFAVMTEDDIQKLKSAGYAPTEAGEEISAAEVERLIQERVQARSRRDFAAADRIRQDLLRRGILIEDMKDGFRWRRK from the coding sequence GTGATCCGCTTCTACAATACGCTTGCGGGGAAAGTCGAGCCATTCGAGACGCTCGAGCCCAAGCGGGTGAGGATGTACAGTTGTGGGCCGACGGTCCATGACTTTGCCCACATCGGAAACTTCCGCACGTTTGTTTTTGAGGACATCCTGCGGCGCTTTCTCGAGCACCAGGGCTACGAATTGCTTCAGGTGCGCAACCTGACCGATGTGGATGACAAGACCATCCGCAAGTCGCTCGAGGCGGGGATCAGCCTGCGGGAGTACACCGACAAGTTCACGCAAGCTTTTCTCGAGGACGCCCGGCTCCTCAATCTGGAACCGCCGGAGCGGCTGGTTCGGGCCACCGAGCACATTGATGACATGGTGAAGCTCATTGAGCGTTTGCGCCGCCAATCGTTCACGTATGAGAGCGAAGGTTCCACCTATTTCCGCATCTCAAAATTTCCCGGCTACGGCAAGCTTTCGAAGATTGACCTGAGCGGCATCAAGACGGGCGCGCGGGTGGAAGCGGACAGCTATGAAAAAGAGGATCCGCGCGATTTTGCTCTCTGGAAAGCGCCCAAGGAGAACGAGCCTTTCTGGGAAACGGGGCTGGGGAGGGGACGGCCTGGCTGGCACATTGAATGCTCAGCCATGTCCATGCGATACCTGGGTGAGAGTTTTGACATCCACACCGGCGGCGTGGACTTGGCCTTCCCGCATCACGAGAACGAAATTGCCCAGAGTGAAGCAGCGACGGGAAGGCCGTTCGTGCGCCACTGGTTGCACGGCGAGCACCTCCTGGTGGAAGGAGAAAAGATGTCCAAGTCGCTCGGCAATTTCTATACCTTGCGGGATCTCTTTGCCCGCGGCTATCGCCCGTCGGCCATTCGATACCTGCTTGCCTCGGTCCCCTACCGCAAACAATTGAACTTCACCTTCGACGGCTTGCAACAAGCGGCAGGGGCAGTGGATCGGCTCAGAAACTTTCGCTTTCGTCTCACCACCAGCACATTTTCCAGCGGTAGCCAACCCAGGGTTCGCGAGGCCTGCCAGGCAGCCGGGCAGGAAGTTTTCAAGGCTTTGGCAGACGACCTCAACACCGCTCAGGCGCTGGCCGCCATCTTTGACCTGGTGCGCGACGTCAACACCATAGCCGATCAGGGTGAATTTCGGTCGGAGGACGTGGCCCCTGTTTTGGCGGTCCTTGCCGAGTGGGACAAGATTTTTGCGGTTATGACGGAGGACGACATCCAGAAACTCAAATCTGCCGGCTACGCTCCCACCGAAGCCGGGGAAGAGATTTCCGCGGCCGAAGTCGAGCGTCTCATCCAGGAACGTGTCCAGGCGCGCTCGCGCAGGGACTTTGCCGCCGCCGATCGTATTCGCCAGGATCTCCTCCGCCGTGGTATCCTAATTGAGGACATGAAAGAC